DNA from Onychomys torridus chromosome 1, mOncTor1.1, whole genome shotgun sequence:
CCAGTGTCCATCTCCACTGTAGAAAAGGTCTCTAATGATACaagctccacccccacctccatcttcaGCCCCTTCCAAGAGACAGATGTGAGCCTTGGCACAGGCCCCAGGCTCACCCATGCTCTGCAGTGGCCAGACTCACTGCTGACGGAACTCTGTTCCTACCATTGGCTCCTCCAGAGTGTAGGAGGGCAGACAGTGTACCAGACAAGCCAATAAGAGGGATGATCTATAAGCCTCACTTTGCCAAGGCCTCACTTCTACCCACACTATACCATCGGtaggaggcagggagacactgacTTTACCATAGCCAATAGCTGCCGTGTGCATTCTACCTGAAGTTCAGAGCTGGGGGTGTCAGATAGGGTAGGGTTGGACTGACCCAGGACAGTGAGAAAAGGGTCCCATGCTCCCCTCATCATGGGCTGGCTGAGAGATCCAGAGGGACCAGCAGGTGAAAGAAGCTTTGGAGGCTCAGATATGACCCTGAGAAGGATCATTTTGATCTAATAATTCCAACCCTCCATTGACTATCAGACAACATTGCCTTCTAGATATCAGGAAAAGGCTCctgggctggcaaggtggctcagcaggtatacACATACCTGATGAACTGAATTCAACCCCCAAAATCCATGtaaaggtgggaggaaggaatggactcctctgatttacacacacacatgctatagcatgggtacatcacacacacacacacacacacacacacacacacacacacacacacacgctacagagagagagagagagagagagagagagagagagagagagagcactcaggaggcagaggcaggtgaacctctgagttcaagaccagcctggtctatagaatgagttccaggacattcagggctacacagagaaaccctgtttcaaaacaaacaaacacaaaaaagaagaTGAAAGCCCTTTGTCTAGGACCTTATCATGGGGATGAAGAAGCTGCATTTGCAACCTGCCCTGAGCCAAGTCCACTGGCTCTCATACCTGTGGTCCCGGAACACGGGAGGTAAGATAGGAGGATCCTTAGTTTGAGAATAGTCTGGGCTACatataaaaccctgtctcacaggCTGGGAGCAGggtggctcaatggtagaataTTTTCAAGACATGCACAAGACTCTTGGCTTTAATCCCAAGTCCCATAGACAACAAATAATCAGACAGTCATCAATGCCTACCCCAGTGGGATCCCGGATAGGAACTGCCCTTTATGTCTACCGTTTTGAATCATTCCCAGAAGCCCTCTGTAGATTCCTGCGAGTGTCCGCATTTGTACATAAGCATTCTAAGGCTCAGGGGAATTAAGTCACACAGGTATTCCAGGCAAGGGAGTGGCAAAACCGGGATTCAGACCCAGGCAATATGACAGAGGCCCAGAAAGGTTCTGAAACTTAGCCAAGATCACACAGACAAACCACAGAAGAACAAACTAGTGGATCTGCAGTTGCCTGTCTCCATCTCACCTCTTGTGCAGCTCAGCCTTTTTCTGGGGTGAGGAGAAATGGGAGGACCAGACCAGCTTGGAACCGTCTGAACTCGGGACAGACACGAACAAAAGAACTAAATAATGAATGCCCTGGCACCGGGCCAGAGTGTTGGGTGGGAAACAGACACCACAAGCTGCTCAGTGGCTACTTATTTACAACCTCAGGGATATCACACCTGCATACTCTCCCATCTGCCATCCGCCCGGGGTCTGAGAATGAGCCTGGGAGCCTTTGGACAAGGGAGCtcaaagcaacaggaaatggtaCACCCCAGCCCCAGAGGAACCTGCTGACAGGTCTGCAAGGGTGGGAGAGCCAGctgtgcaggggtgggggactTCCGTGGTGAGCcaggctgagggagggaaggacagtcAGAGAAGTCTCCCGAGCACAGTCCACACAGCCTCTTCACAGGCTTGCAGTCCCAGGCTGGTGGCCGCTCTCTTCCTTCACAGGCATGGCCAGAGACTTCTAGAACCCATGGACTGCAGCAGTAGGTGGAGGGTACCCCATCTTGAGTTTATTTTAGGTGGCATGCCAGTTCagcaataacacacacacacacacacacacacacacacacacacacacacacacacaaagacacacactccAAGACAGACATGCCTGTTCAAATATGATATTTTTCTCCCAGTCCACTTTCTACACTTTTGTTGTTTAGGCccctttaagaaaacaaaacaaaacgttaTTGTTACGATGTAAGTGTATGATTTGTGTgcgtgagtacaggtgcctgtgccacagtgtggaaggcagaggactaCTCTGTGGGGTCGATGCTCTTCTTTCGCCCGGTGTGGGATCTGGAAAGCAGGCAGTAGCTTCAGCAGCAAGCGCTTTCACCCACTGTGCATGTCCCCAGTCCTctccttttgtcttgttttgagacagggtcttgctatgcagccccccccccccccgggaggggggtgggagggggggggaagggacGGGACGGTTTTGAATCCACAATGATCTTGTTCACTCAGCctgccaaatgctggggttacaggtgtgagccaccacactggccCCTCTCCACACTTCTGCTGTAGCCAGGAAGAAGTTCCCCCTTTGTAGAGGAAAAATTAGTAGAATCATTGTATCTAGGGTAAACATTAGAATGAAATAGTTGTTTACACCGTATCTAGGGTAAACATCAGAATGAAGAGCTGTTTCctagaagtactttgaccttAAGGAAATCACTGTAGAAAAATGATTGTTTTCTGTTATCTGTAGAGCTGCTTTTCTGAAGGAGTTTTACAGACTTTGGTCACTGGACGATGCCCCGGTACACCTGGAGGTCTTGCGTTATCCGGCACTGCCAGCAGGACACAGTGAGGACTAAGGTTGCAGGAGTGTGGTGTCTTCCTTCACAAAACATGCAGGTCAGCTCAGGGGCTTCGGCATGAGGACCTTGTTTTACCCGAAAGTAACTTGTGTAATAATCAATACATACACCTTTGCACGCCTGTTTGCAGTTCCCTGCACAGAAACCGTCCCTCCCTGCTGCCCCCAGAGAGCCTAAAATTCATCTTAGAGTGACCCTCTTTCTTCGAGGACCTGAGCAGCACCTTTCACTGCCAGATTCAGTCCCTTagctcttgtgtgtgtatgtgtgtgtgtgtgtgtgtgtgtgtgtgtgtgtgtgtgttttaaagatctatttatttattatgtatacagtgttctgtttgtatgtatgtctgcacaccagaagagggcaccagatctcattacagatggttgtaagccaccatgtggtagctgggaattgaactcaggacctctggaagagtagtcggtgctcttaacctctgagccatctctccagcccgagaaagggtttctttgtgtagccctagctatcctgaaactcactctatagaccaggctggcctcgaacttggaggtctgcctgcttctgcctcccaaacgctgggattaaaggtgtgcaccaccactgccagctcttttcttttctttagcttCCAGATTAGAAAGTGTAGCGATGGACTGTGGCCAGGGCAGTCCAGTCTTGtcacttacatttttttgtttgttttgttttgtttttggaacagggattttctgtgtagtcttggctgttctggaaatctctctgtagaccaggctggcctttaactcagaaatctgcctgcctctgcctctcaagtcctgggatcaaaggcgtgtgccaccactgcccggcctggcattccattttaaaaatatgtttattataatttttatggcatgggtattttgcccacatgtataaTACTGCCTGGTACCcagagcctatggaggccagaagaggggatgggatcctttggaactgcagttacagacagttgtaagctgccaccgtgtagatgctgggaaccaggtctctggaagagcaaccagtgctctaaccactgagccatctctccagcccggtcaTTCCATTTTCAACAGTGTTAAAGCTTTCTTTTTGGAGGTTACAAGATTGTACTCTGGAGTCACACCCTGAGGCTCAAACTCCAGCTGTTAAGGTAGCCCTGTTGGCACACATGAGAGAGATCTGGAATTTActaaatagcaagttcaaggccaatcacAGACAGTTGCgactttgtctcaaagaagaaaatggtgggggttctgttcccaacaccaacatggaggctcacaaccccTTGTAACTGCAGTTTACAGGGATCTGGTGGCCTGTTCTAGCATCTATGGGCTCCAGCATGCACATATTTATGTGGTGCATAAAGACTTGTACagtggcaggcacacacacacacacacacacacacacacacacacacacgaatctttttgtttgtttgttttgaggtagggtttctctgtgtaacagttctggatgtcctggaactcattctatagaccaagctggcctcgaactcacagagatccacctgcctctgcctcccaagaaatctttctttttaaaatttttttttttttcggagctgaggatcgaacccagggccttgcgcttgctataatttatttatttttatttttattttatgtgcattggtgctttgcctatatgtctgtgtgagggtgccagatcctctggcgctgagttacagacagttgtgcttactcttcccctcccctccccctctagatattttctttaggttcttttgttgttgttgttgttttgttttgttttgttttgtttgagacagggtttctctgtgtagcttttggagcctatcctggaactcaccctggagaccaggttggcctcaaactcacagagatcctcctgcctctgccttccgagcgctgggattaaaggcgtgcaccaccacccagtaggttcttttaaaaaaatgtacttttattCATTATTACTGTGGACACTCATGCCATGGTGGCATCGGGGACAACACTACGGGGttacttcttctcttcttctatctCACattggttctgaggatcaaataaGGTTCCGAGGCTTTCATGGCAAAACCATTTTATCgggtgagccatctcactggctcagtgtttctcactgtgtaacccaggctggtacCAACCTTNNNNNNNNNNNNNNNNNNNNNNNNNGAGGACCCTAGACCGACCTCTGACCCCTGCATTCTTTTCTGGCAGCTAGAGCAGGCAGAGCAGGGACCTGGGCTGCTGGAGGAGCGTGGGCGCATCCTGCTGAGCCTCAGCTACAGTTCTAGACGGCACGGGCTGCTGGTGGGCATCGTTCGCTGTGCGCACCTGGCTGCCATGGATGTTAACGGCTACTCTGACCCTTATGTGAAGACGTGAGCCCTAACTCAAGCCTGACCCCAGCCTAATTGCTCGGGCTTAGCCTGTCCCTAACTTCActgctcccctccctccacagGTACTTGAGACCAGATGTGGATAAGAAATCCAAGCATAAAACATGTGTGAAGAAGAAGACATTAAACCCAGAATTTAATGAGGTAAACACGACAGGGAGCAGAAATAAAGATGGGCTGGGGACAGCCATGTGGTTAGAAGGCCTGACAAAGCACACCTGCCTTGTTCTCAGGAATTCTTCTATGAGATGGAACTCTCCACTCTGGCAACCAAGACCCTGGAAGTCACAGTCTGGGACTACGACATTGGCAAATCCAATGACTTCATAGGTGAGTGGAAGGGCCTACCAGGTGCTGGAgggaagtgaggcaggagaatgggcACTGATTGGCTCTGCCCGACTTGGCTGTTCTTCAGGTGGTGTGTCTCTGGGGCCAGGAGCCCGGGGAGAGGCGCAGAAGCACTGGAGTGACTGTCTCCATCAGCCGGACACAGCCCTGGAGCGCTGGCACACCCTGACCAGCGAGCTGCCCGGGGCTTTCCCCCTGGCCTGAGTAGATAGCAGCTGTCCAGCACAGGCCCTTTGGGCCGGGTCCAGTACCCAACCTTCGCACGAGTGTGTTGCACGTTTACACGGGGTGGGATGCCCCCTGCCCCACACTACCTgtcttatttttgtgagtctgtGACCGTGGGTCTGTCTTCCTGTGAGGGACTGTGGAGAGCTATATTCACATATGCAAACTTTCTCCTGCCTGACTTGCTGTTACCTGCAAATATGCAACCACCCCATGCACAGGACCATGTGGGAGTCTCCTGCCAGTGTCCTACCCCACCCTGCTACTCCTCTCTTGGCCTCTCCAGGCTGCCCGGGCGGGCGGCCCCCTGCTCCACAGGGAGGAGGTCGGATTAGGGGAGATTAGAAGAGGACAGTTCCAAAAgaggaaaaggacaaagaaagagccaaccctttaatacagagcCTTTGTTACAAAGCCCCAGCCCTGCTcagctgctcttctaaaggagtGGCCTCCACAGGGTGTCTGCCTCCATAAGGTGTGGCAGATCCTCTTGGCCACTCATTTAAATAACTGTCCCCTGGATGGGGCTGGGATGTGAGGGCAGGCCCCTGCCACCTTCCTCGGGGACATTTGTGCATGTTTACGCCTTTTCTGATTGTGTCAGTGGCCGAAGCATGGCAACTGGGCATCAATAAACATCTCTTGAAGAAGTGGGCTCGAGTGTACTGGCATGGGAGGAGCACTGTGCAGGCTTGGCTGGGAGCACTGGGTGGCTACTCTGGGATGTCGATTACCAGGTCATCGTCTCCGTCCAGGGCAtcatccccactgcctgtatCGCTGAACATCTGCTGAGGGACGGTGCTCAGGATCGTGTGGGGGGGCATcttgggaggaggcagggggGTCAGGGCTGCCCCAACACTGGCCCCAGAACCCCTGGCAGGGAAGGCCAGTGGCCCACCGACAGGGCAGTCAGGGGGTCCTACAGCCATCTGCAGTGGGGGAGAAACACAAGGAGGGCTTGTCAGACACACTGGCACTAGACAGCGGCACGACTGCCACTGAAGGCAGTTCAAGGAGGGGGAGCCCACCGCAGCCCCTCAGTCTCAAGCCATGGAGtgcctggggggaggggcagtgaTGGAGGGCGTGATGGGGATGGGTGAGGAGGCTGACAGGGAACCTGACAGAAAAGTTGGGCTCTTCCCTCGCTAGCAAGGCACCCTGGTTGCTCTGTGCCAGCAGTTAAAGCCACATTTAGGACTAGCTCAGAGTACCTTCCTCTTGCCTTTGGGCACCTTGGGTATCACCTGCCACCACTGGtcagctctccctcctcctcctatgGGATTCACTAGTTCGTGATGGGCATCACAGGCTATCTGAGCCAGAAGAATAAACAGTAGCTTTGGTCCCCAGCTTCTATGGCATCGTGGGTGAGCCCCTCCTTGGGACCCCAGCAGCCACCAGCCTGGGATAGGCCCTCCTCTCGGCTCACCTGGTCTAGGTACCAGCCTCCTAAATGGACTCCCTGCCTTCAGCCTctcccagctccagctcctcctccacacTGCGGCCAGAGGGGTCACTCTAGAACACAAAC
Protein-coding regions in this window:
- the Doc2a gene encoding double C2-like domain-containing protein alpha, which gives rise to MGKGNTSPSRSCRTGKSLGSKIDVGNLRPTDDGWTGGGLGVQHLPLRPGHALRSAQVPAPPGHAATAPTPSGQFTDPAPPWVRTAKVIATILAFPPDLEGNSEFSPPPAQEGCSLDAGCWMPEEAGWPVIGFALSGSCCTLRAVVDALGSALFSLIPGPTSDPCILFWQLEQAEQGPGLLEERGRILLSLSYSSRRHGLLVGIVRCAHLAAMDVNGYSDPYVKTYLRPDVDKKSKHKTCVKKKTLNPEFNEEFFYEMELSTLATKTLEVTVWDYDIGKSNDFIGGVSLGPGARGEAQKHWSDCLHQPDTALERWHTLTSELPGAFPLA